A DNA window from Gammaproteobacteria bacterium CG11_big_fil_rev_8_21_14_0_20_46_22 contains the following coding sequences:
- a CDS encoding type IV secretion protein IcmD — translation MAKHFLNKRFFRGLLVLLSMIAASSLVLAAPAPASGGVDSLSTVATNITGNFGALAKMITAAAYVAGFGFAFAAILKFKAHKDNPQQIPVGTPIALLFVGAALIFLPTLFSVSGATVFGSGASVGGSSGMDNVPGFSQQSSDK, via the coding sequence ATGGCAAAACATTTTTTGAATAAGCGCTTTTTTCGCGGTTTATTGGTTTTATTATCAATGATAGCGGCTAGTTCACTCGTATTGGCGGCCCCGGCCCCTGCAAGCGGCGGTGTCGACTCATTGAGCACAGTGGCAACCAATATCACCGGTAACTTTGGTGCCTTGGCGAAAATGATCACAGCCGCAGCCTATGTCGCCGGGTTTGGCTTTGCGTTTGCAGCCATTTTGAAGTTCAAAGCGCATAAGGATAACCCTCAGCAAATCCCTGTGGGTACGCCGATTGCCTTATTATTTGTGGGCGCAGCCTTGATTTTCTTACCAACATTGTTCAGCGTGTCTGGCGCAACCGTGTTTGGTAGTGGTGCTTCTGTGGGTGGCTCGTCAGGTATGGATAACGTCCCTGGTTTTTCACAGCAATCCTCAGACAAGTAA
- the hfq gene encoding RNA chaperone Hfq, translated as MSHTNTENLQDSFLDSLIENGTTTAIYLKSGIKLHGRVIAYDQYTISLKEDTVQLIFKHAVATIVPSSTKA; from the coding sequence ATGTCCCATACTAACACGGAAAACTTGCAGGATAGCTTTCTAGATTCTCTCATCGAAAATGGAACAACCACCGCCATCTATCTCAAAAGCGGCATTAAACTGCACGGTCGAGTGATTGCGTACGATCAATACACCATCAGCCTCAAAGAAGATACGGTCCAGCTTATCTTTAAACACGCTGTGGCCACCATCGTTCCTTCGAGCACAAAAGCTTAA